A single region of the Deinococcus fonticola genome encodes:
- a CDS encoding MFS transporter, whose protein sequence is MSAPRRVSPLLLAALGTLVFLNVYAPQSLLPVLAREFHAGAAQVGGVIGATMLSMALASPLVGVLADAVGRRRTVIWAFALLVLPAVLAVLAQTLPVLNGVRFLQGLLIPGVMVGLNAYIAEEIPAPERSRALTAYVTGTVLGGFLGRFLSGLVANWGGWHAAFWLLAGTSLVGFLLARRLPPETQFRPHRDPRSVLCSLGTHLKNPALLATCGVGFLILFTLVGVFNTLTLRLADAPYHLNSAQTGFIFAVYLLGVVITPIAGPFLAARGPLVTLISAAACSLLGLLVTMSSPLPLIIAGVAGAACGVFLSQSAALAAVQRSVTQARSLATGLYHLAYYGGAAVSSVVAGHVFEAAGWGGVVPLVMGSMGLAALVGLLGWRGSRSSYG, encoded by the coding sequence TTGAGCGCCCCGCGCCGCGTGTCCCCGCTGCTGCTGGCGGCCCTGGGAACGCTGGTGTTTCTGAACGTGTATGCCCCGCAAAGCCTGCTGCCGGTGCTGGCGCGCGAATTTCACGCGGGCGCGGCGCAGGTGGGCGGCGTGATCGGCGCGACGATGCTCTCGATGGCGCTGGCGTCGCCGCTGGTAGGCGTGCTGGCCGACGCGGTGGGCCGGCGCAGAACGGTGATCTGGGCGTTCGCGCTGCTGGTGCTTCCGGCCGTGCTGGCGGTGCTGGCACAGACCCTGCCTGTTCTCAATGGGGTGCGGTTCCTTCAGGGCCTTCTTATTCCGGGCGTCATGGTGGGCCTGAACGCCTACATTGCCGAGGAAATCCCGGCGCCCGAGCGCAGCCGCGCCCTGACCGCCTACGTCACCGGCACGGTGCTGGGCGGCTTTCTGGGGCGTTTTCTATCTGGCCTGGTGGCGAACTGGGGCGGGTGGCACGCGGCGTTCTGGCTGCTGGCGGGCACCTCCCTGGTGGGCTTCCTGCTGGCGCGGCGGCTCCCGCCGGAAACGCAGTTCAGGCCGCACCGTGACCCGCGCTCGGTGCTGTGCAGTCTGGGCACCCACCTGAAAAACCCCGCGCTGCTGGCCACCTGCGGGGTGGGGTTCCTGATTCTGTTCACGCTGGTGGGCGTGTTCAACACCCTGACCCTGCGCCTGGCCGACGCGCCCTATCACCTGAACTCCGCGCAGACCGGGTTTATCTTCGCGGTGTACCTGCTGGGCGTGGTCATCACACCCATTGCCGGGCCTTTTCTCGCTGCGCGCGGGCCGCTGGTCACGCTGATAAGCGCCGCGGCGTGCAGCCTGCTGGGCCTGCTGGTCACGATGTCCTCTCCCCTGCCGCTGATCATCGCGGGGGTGGCGGGGGCGGCGTGCGGCGTGTTCCTGTCACAGTCGGCCGCGCTGGCCGCCGTGCAGCGCAGCGTGACCCAGGCCCGCAGCCTCGCCACCGGGCTGTATCACCTCGCGTACTACGGCGGGGCGGCCGTGTCCAGCGTCGTGGCCGGACACGTGTTCGAGGCCGCCGGCTGGGGCGGCGTGGTGCCGCTGGTCATGGGCAGCATGGGCCTGGCCGCGCTGGTGGGCCTGCTGGGCTGGCGCGGGAGCAGGAGCTCATACGGATGA
- a CDS encoding enoyl-CoA hydratase/isomerase family protein, producing MADLSDTAKLTAPGAYPGLNVTFHAGGILEVVISNQKTLNSVNDKGHQSLAGIWRDIDAAAGVRAVLIRGEGRGFSSGGDFELIEEMASDFTALARVWREARDLVYNVINCGKPIVSAIHGPCVGAGLAVALLADVSIAAKNARILDGHVGLGVAAGDHAAIIWPLLCGLNKAKYHLMTGESVSGEEAERIGLVSLCVEEDELLDRAWAVARKLANGSPSAVRWTKYALNNWLRMMGPTFDTSLALEFLGFTGPDIHEGLAARREKREPKFMEDAPI from the coding sequence ATGGCTGACCTTTCCGATACGGCGAAACTCACGGCTCCGGGCGCGTACCCCGGCCTGAATGTCACTTTTCACGCCGGTGGGATTCTGGAGGTTGTCATCAGCAACCAGAAGACGCTGAACAGCGTGAACGACAAAGGTCACCAGTCGCTGGCGGGCATCTGGCGCGACATCGATGCGGCGGCAGGTGTGAGGGCCGTGCTGATTCGCGGCGAGGGGCGCGGCTTCTCGTCAGGTGGGGACTTCGAGTTGATCGAGGAAATGGCCAGCGATTTCACCGCCCTGGCCCGGGTGTGGCGCGAAGCGCGTGACCTGGTGTACAACGTCATCAACTGCGGCAAACCCATCGTGAGCGCCATTCACGGCCCCTGCGTGGGCGCGGGCCTGGCAGTGGCGCTGCTGGCGGACGTGAGCATCGCCGCGAAAAACGCCCGCATTCTGGACGGCCACGTGGGGCTGGGCGTGGCCGCCGGGGATCACGCCGCCATCATCTGGCCCCTGCTGTGCGGCCTGAACAAGGCCAAGTACCACCTGATGACCGGAGAGAGCGTGAGCGGCGAGGAGGCCGAACGCATCGGGCTGGTCAGCCTGTGCGTGGAGGAAGACGAACTGCTCGACCGGGCGTGGGCCGTGGCGCGAAAACTGGCGAATGGCAGCCCCAGCGCCGTGCGCTGGACGAAGTACGCCCTGAACAACTGGCTGCGCATGATGGGACCGACCTTCGACACGTCACTGGCCCTGGAATTCCTGGGCTTCACCGGCCCCGACATCCACGAAGGGCTCGCCGCCAGAAGGGAAAAACGCGAACCGAAGTTTATGGAAGACGCGCCGATTTAG
- a CDS encoding phosphoribosyltransferase: MSMFSDRREAGRRLGEALVAWRDEPHLVVLGLPRGGVPVAAEVARTLGAPLDVFVVRKLGLPQYPEVAMGAVAVGARWLNTELIAQVGVTPDDLARVEAREQQELQRREQVYRAGKGPLDLRGKTVLLIDDGLATGATMHAAVQAVRALEAAKIEIAVPVAAPDTLLALGRAANEAFSLLAPQGFRAVGQFYREFGQTSDAEVLALLEAGKPD; the protein is encoded by the coding sequence ATGAGCATGTTCAGCGACAGGCGCGAGGCGGGGCGGCGGTTGGGGGAAGCGTTGGTGGCCTGGCGGGACGAGCCGCACCTCGTGGTGCTGGGGTTGCCGCGTGGGGGCGTGCCGGTGGCGGCGGAGGTGGCCCGCACCCTGGGGGCGCCGCTGGACGTGTTCGTGGTGCGCAAACTGGGCCTGCCGCAGTACCCGGAAGTGGCGATGGGCGCGGTGGCGGTGGGGGCGCGCTGGTTGAATACCGAACTGATCGCGCAGGTGGGCGTGACGCCGGACGACCTGGCGCGGGTGGAGGCGCGCGAACAGCAGGAACTTCAGAGGCGCGAGCAGGTGTACCGGGCCGGGAAAGGGCCGCTGGACTTGCGGGGCAAAACCGTGCTGCTGATAGACGACGGGCTGGCGACCGGCGCGACCATGCACGCCGCCGTGCAGGCGGTTCGGGCGCTGGAAGCCGCAAAAATCGAGATAGCAGTGCCGGTCGCCGCGCCGGACACGCTGCTGGCACTGGGGCGCGCGGCGAACGAGGCCTTCAGCCTGCTGGCCCCGCAGGGCTTCCGGGCAGTGGGCCAGTTTTACCGGGAGTTCGGGCAGACCAGCGACGCCGAGGTGCTGGCGCTGCTGGAAGCAGGGAAACCCGATTAG
- a CDS encoding DUF6766 family protein has protein sequence MKRFWHDNALTIVLMLLFLLFWTAQALSGWAVHNQELQDAHQHLLTLGAYLRSAHFWSATAENWESEFLQMAAFVVLTVYLRQRGSAESKPYPEEETQEDREQEKRDSQVKGFWQRNSLSLVLFALFGASMLTHLLNSWKDYNLAEMAQGKTAETLGQFLHEPEFWFESFQNWQSEFLAVATIVALTIFLRQIGSSQSKGLTEPNRKTGDA, from the coding sequence ATGAAACGCTTCTGGCACGACAACGCCCTGACCATCGTGTTGATGCTGCTGTTCCTGCTGTTCTGGACGGCGCAGGCCCTTAGCGGCTGGGCGGTGCACAATCAGGAGTTGCAGGACGCGCACCAGCACCTGCTGACGTTAGGCGCCTACCTGCGTTCGGCGCACTTCTGGTCGGCCACGGCCGAAAACTGGGAAAGTGAATTCTTGCAGATGGCGGCCTTCGTGGTGCTGACGGTGTACCTGCGCCAGCGCGGCAGCGCCGAGTCGAAGCCCTACCCGGAGGAGGAAACCCAGGAAGACCGCGAGCAGGAGAAGCGCGACAGTCAGGTCAAAGGTTTCTGGCAGCGCAACTCGCTGTCGCTGGTGCTGTTCGCGCTGTTCGGCGCTTCGATGTTGACGCACCTGTTGAATTCCTGGAAGGACTACAACCTTGCGGAAATGGCGCAGGGAAAAACCGCCGAGACGCTGGGCCAGTTCCTGCACGAACCGGAGTTCTGGTTCGAGTCCTTCCAGAACTGGCAGAGTGAATTCCTGGCGGTGGCCACCATCGTGGCGCTGACCATTTTCCTGCGGCAGATCGGTTCCTCGCAGTCCAAGGGCCTGACGGAGCCCAACCGCAAAACCGGGGATGCCTGA
- a CDS encoding ABC1 kinase family protein, whose amino-acid sequence MMLAWPPLLLDLLALAGVLALLRAVVGRFIGLPLGSGRLALAWLFGALVGVWFRTRVQWAGGGSPGLKFGLLVLTVLMFVLVSELLVPQGRIPPLPGWWAALKRTLRQSRRSTQIMGILVRHGLNPLSARTRHSFQKPTRRQGQQLRAALEESGVTFVKLGQVLSTRSDLLPPEVTRELSQLQQQVKPAPWDDIRSVLERELDAPLEMVFGHIDPEPLAAASVGQVHRAALRSGRPVVVKVQRPGIREVVEGDLEIAEQLGQTLERRTDWGREMGAAQLAHSFADDLRQELDFSLEARNMTDLKAALERHPEAERLVVPGYEPTLSTSRVLVMEELRGRTLSDDALLASLSSAQRQAFARRIFHSILRQMTVDGLFHADPHPGNIMLLDAEPDAPEGSPAAERLAFLDCGSVGRIDRTMQAGLQQLIMGVEYSDPQLFTDALLDTLGRPEHIDEGRLRRVLGQFMVAQLRREGPMDVGLFNELLRLITSQGLHVPGELSTALRSLAVVQGTLSVLDPEFDLIGEARKIAARQLQDELLPHNLRRTLEQELVTVLPLLRRLPRHVDQVAGMVEEGRLGMNVRLFADRRDRVVVWQIMNQVLLTLLGTVLTLASVLLMTSRGGPQLTQSFTLYQVIGFNVGILSAILIFRVLIVIFKRDME is encoded by the coding sequence ATGATGCTTGCCTGGCCCCCCCTTCTTCTCGACCTGCTGGCCCTGGCGGGCGTACTGGCGCTGCTGCGGGCGGTGGTGGGGCGTTTTATCGGGTTGCCGCTGGGTTCGGGGCGGCTGGCCCTGGCCTGGCTGTTCGGGGCGCTGGTGGGCGTGTGGTTCCGCACGCGGGTGCAGTGGGCGGGGGGCGGTTCGCCCGGTTTGAAGTTCGGGCTGCTGGTCTTGACCGTGCTGATGTTCGTGCTGGTGTCCGAGCTGCTGGTGCCGCAGGGCCGCATTCCGCCGCTGCCCGGCTGGTGGGCCGCCCTGAAGCGCACGCTGCGGCAGTCGCGGCGCAGCACGCAGATCATGGGCATTCTGGTTCGGCACGGCCTGAACCCCCTGAGCGCGCGCACGCGCCACTCCTTTCAGAAGCCCACGCGCCGGCAGGGCCAGCAACTGCGGGCCGCGCTGGAAGAGTCCGGCGTGACCTTCGTGAAGCTGGGGCAGGTGCTCTCGACCCGCAGCGACCTGCTGCCGCCCGAAGTCACGCGCGAACTCTCGCAGTTGCAGCAGCAGGTGAAACCCGCCCCCTGGGACGACATCCGGAGTGTGCTGGAACGGGAACTGGACGCGCCGCTGGAAATGGTGTTCGGCCACATCGACCCCGAACCGCTGGCCGCCGCGTCGGTCGGGCAGGTTCACCGCGCCGCGCTGCGCAGTGGGCGGCCGGTGGTGGTCAAGGTGCAGCGCCCCGGCATCCGCGAAGTGGTGGAGGGCGACCTGGAGATCGCCGAGCAGCTGGGGCAGACCCTGGAACGCCGCACGGACTGGGGCCGGGAAATGGGCGCGGCGCAGCTGGCCCACAGTTTTGCCGACGACCTGCGCCAGGAACTGGACTTCAGCCTGGAAGCCAGGAACATGACCGACCTGAAGGCCGCGCTGGAGCGCCACCCCGAGGCCGAGCGGCTGGTGGTGCCGGGCTATGAACCGACCCTGAGCACCTCGCGCGTGCTGGTCATGGAGGAACTGCGCGGCCGCACCCTCAGCGACGACGCGCTGCTGGCCTCGCTGAGCAGCGCACAGCGGCAGGCCTTCGCGCGGCGCATCTTCCACTCGATTCTGCGCCAGATGACCGTAGACGGCCTTTTCCACGCCGACCCGCACCCCGGCAACATCATGCTGCTGGATGCCGAACCGGACGCACCCGAAGGGTCACCGGCCGCCGAACGACTGGCCTTCCTGGACTGCGGCAGCGTGGGCCGCATCGACCGCACCATGCAGGCGGGGTTGCAGCAGCTCATCATGGGCGTCGAGTACAGCGACCCGCAACTCTTTACCGACGCCCTGCTGGACACCCTGGGCCGCCCCGAGCACATCGACGAGGGCCGGCTGCGGCGCGTGCTGGGGCAATTCATGGTCGCGCAGCTGCGGCGCGAAGGCCCCATGGACGTGGGCCTCTTCAACGAACTTCTGCGCCTGATCACCAGCCAGGGCCTGCACGTTCCCGGCGAACTGTCCACCGCGCTGCGCTCGCTGGCGGTGGTGCAGGGCACCCTGAGTGTCCTCGACCCGGAGTTCGACCTGATCGGCGAGGCGCGCAAAATCGCGGCCCGGCAGCTTCAGGACGAGTTGCTGCCGCACAACCTGCGCCGCACGCTGGAGCAGGAACTGGTGACGGTGCTGCCGCTGCTGCGCCGCCTGCCCCGCCACGTCGATCAGGTCGCCGGCATGGTTGAGGAGGGCCGCCTGGGCATGAACGTGCGCCTCTTCGCTGACCGGCGTGACCGGGTGGTGGTGTGGCAGATCATGAACCAGGTTTTGCTGACGCTGCTCGGCACCGTGCTGACCCTGGCGTCCGTGCTGCTGATGACCAGCCGCGGCGGGCCGCAACTCACGCAGTCCTTCACGCTGTATCAGGTGATCGGCTTCAATGTCGGCATCCTCAGTGCGATCCTGATTTTCCGTGTGCTGATCGTGATTTTCAAGCGTGACATGGAGTAG
- a CDS encoding PDZ domain-containing protein, producing the protein MKHMLSRGLLPDLLRLGRAGLLTVLGLSTAAATAVPVSQPPISQPPISQPPISPPPASAAPALAAQDMAGTDIVTGLTLAVNATGQLVVTALEDGGAAQQAGLQLGDRIVAVNGQPHPALSTVLLLLGGPAQGQVELSVQRGNEALLLSLPF; encoded by the coding sequence ATGAAGCACATGCTTTCCAGAGGATTGCTGCCTGACCTGCTGAGGCTGGGCCGCGCAGGACTGCTCACGGTTCTGGGGCTGTCCACCGCAGCGGCCACCGCCGTTCCGGTCAGCCAGCCTCCAATCAGCCAACCCCCAATCAGCCAACCGCCGATCAGCCCGCCCCCGGCCAGCGCTGCACCGGCGCTGGCGGCCCAGGACATGGCCGGGACGGACATCGTGACCGGCCTGACCCTGGCCGTGAACGCAACGGGTCAACTGGTCGTCACGGCGCTGGAGGACGGCGGCGCGGCCCAGCAGGCGGGGTTGCAACTGGGTGACCGGATCGTGGCCGTGAACGGCCAGCCTCACCCGGCCCTGAGCACCGTGCTGCTGCTGCTGGGCGGCCCGGCCCAGGGGCAGGTCGAGCTGTCGGTGCAGCGCGGCAACGAAGCGCTGCTGCTGTCGTTGCCCTTCTGA
- a CDS encoding GNAT family N-acetyltransferase: protein MLLRPVTAADKPLLLAVEAQSTPNLRYLPAVYEQFLADAPQGEFMLTEEAGQVLGCAKYTRLPDGSAWLETLRVVPEAQGRGLGKRMYRRFFELAREQGVRTMRMYTGAGNVVSRGLAEHFGFRLEETFMGFTRPVTADYTGTGDASTPFRAVTDAAGAAALLLPLRASWGEFLVMNRTFLPFSEAVCADLARREMVYASGDDVVVLGARFSPEEAQHVLLFSGDASRCLAFADALARQQGAAQLVCLCCAANVDAQLALGQAGFTPDGAPYIVMRVEVT, encoded by the coding sequence ATGCTCTTACGTCCTGTCACGGCGGCGGATAAACCCCTTTTGCTGGCAGTCGAGGCGCAGTCCACCCCCAACCTGCGCTATCTGCCGGCGGTGTACGAACAGTTCCTGGCCGACGCGCCGCAGGGTGAATTTATGCTGACCGAGGAAGCGGGGCAGGTGCTGGGCTGCGCCAAGTACACCCGCTTGCCGGACGGGTCGGCGTGGCTGGAGACGCTGCGGGTGGTTCCAGAGGCGCAGGGGCGCGGGCTGGGCAAGCGTATGTACCGGCGTTTCTTCGAGCTGGCACGCGAGCAGGGCGTCCGCACCATGCGCATGTACACCGGGGCCGGCAACGTGGTCAGCCGGGGCCTGGCCGAGCACTTCGGCTTTCGGCTGGAGGAAACGTTCATGGGCTTCACACGCCCCGTCACAGCGGATTACACCGGCACAGGGGACGCTTCCACGCCATTTCGCGCCGTCACGGACGCGGCCGGGGCCGCCGCGCTGCTGCTACCGCTGCGGGCCAGCTGGGGGGAATTTCTGGTCATGAACCGCACCTTTCTGCCCTTTAGTGAAGCGGTGTGCGCCGACCTGGCGCGGCGCGAAATGGTATACGCCAGCGGCGACGACGTGGTGGTGCTGGGGGCGCGCTTCAGTCCGGAGGAGGCCCAGCACGTCCTGCTGTTCAGTGGTGACGCCTCCCGCTGCCTGGCTTTTGCCGACGCCCTGGCCCGCCAGCAGGGGGCCGCGCAACTGGTGTGCCTGTGCTGCGCCGCGAACGTGGACGCGCAACTTGCCCTGGGTCAGGCGGGCTTCACGCCCGATGGCGCGCCTTACATCGTCATGCGCGTAGAGGTGACCTGA
- a CDS encoding GGDEF domain-containing protein, with the protein MEEASSWSTWPEQRRQRVFGWLLLLVFLIQNLGIWTAWQAGSPMQTTLNVLGGGCTLYLLLSNVRSAVAMPTTYRVGASFLALRLSAELLNNFLTAQPMTTVQYQEAALLMAFLVAILPRRVSAALTGLLLSGILALTVKNGLHQIFEFLMLLVTAGVLPFTAEYGRQALNARRRVEELERQLIWDPLTGVANHQLIQERARTYMLSPSRSTHLTVLITVNESTTTSEGRQALQLVVKAIKPLLRETDSIGRWNDDTLLLLFPHVHSEQRQKLLRTLSSALTHLKTRGLLPQDVQISSAFLNEAPTPEEVVTLAHAQLRPVTA; encoded by the coding sequence ATGGAGGAGGCCTCCAGCTGGAGTACATGGCCCGAACAACGCCGCCAACGGGTGTTCGGCTGGCTGCTGCTGCTGGTTTTCCTGATTCAAAACCTGGGCATCTGGACGGCCTGGCAGGCCGGCAGCCCCATGCAGACCACCCTGAACGTCCTGGGCGGCGGCTGCACGCTGTACCTGCTGCTGAGCAACGTTCGCAGCGCCGTGGCCATGCCCACCACCTACCGAGTCGGGGCAAGCTTCCTGGCCCTGCGCCTGAGCGCGGAACTGCTGAACAATTTCCTGACCGCCCAGCCTATGACCACCGTACAGTACCAGGAAGCCGCGCTGCTGATGGCCTTCCTGGTCGCCATTTTGCCCCGGCGTGTCAGTGCCGCGCTGACGGGTCTGCTGCTGAGCGGCATTCTGGCCCTTACCGTGAAAAACGGCCTGCACCAGATCTTTGAATTTCTGATGCTGCTGGTCACGGCCGGGGTGCTGCCCTTTACCGCCGAGTACGGACGCCAGGCCCTGAACGCCCGGCGCCGCGTGGAGGAACTGGAACGGCAACTGATCTGGGATCCGCTGACCGGCGTGGCCAACCACCAACTTATTCAGGAACGCGCCCGGACGTATATGCTGAGCCCCAGCCGCAGCACCCACCTGACCGTGCTGATTACCGTCAATGAAAGCACCACCACCTCCGAGGGCCGCCAGGCCCTGCAACTGGTCGTGAAGGCCATTAAACCCCTGCTGCGCGAAACCGACAGCATAGGCCGCTGGAACGACGACACCCTGCTGCTGCTGTTTCCGCACGTGCACAGCGAGCAGCGCCAGAAACTGCTGCGCACCCTGTCGAGCGCCCTGACTCACCTGAAGACCCGTGGCCTGCTGCCCCAGGACGTGCAGATCAGCAGCGCCTTCCTGAACGAAGCGCCCACCCCTGAAGAAGTGGTCACGCTGGCCCACGCGCAACTGCGGCCTGTGACCGCCTGA
- a CDS encoding LEM-3-like GIY-YIG domain-containing protein: MKPTPEFNCNSSESTYIIPPEVAQHLGFYVYLYIDPRNNKVFYVGKGQGGRVLAHLSQTGETRKVRILKELRDDGLQPRIEVLVHGLPDEVTAFRIEAAVIDLLGLDNLSNLVRGWQSVKSGRKTLSELIAYYAAPPAIISDSVMLIRINQNYRHGMSAEELYEVTRGIWKIAEWRRASVKYALAVFESVVREVYEIESWHKAQSTPYTTRSFPPDSGIGRWEFVGHVAPAEIRDRYLNHSVSAYFTKGAQNPIAFPVTKKPVIEHE; encoded by the coding sequence TTGAAGCCAACGCCGGAATTTAACTGCAACTCGTCGGAAAGTACCTACATAATTCCTCCCGAAGTAGCTCAACACCTCGGCTTTTATGTGTACCTGTACATTGATCCGCGTAACAACAAAGTGTTCTACGTTGGGAAAGGTCAGGGGGGCAGGGTGCTTGCTCACCTATCGCAGACCGGTGAAACGCGGAAGGTACGCATCCTAAAAGAGCTACGCGATGATGGACTTCAACCAAGAATAGAAGTACTTGTGCATGGTCTACCTGACGAAGTCACAGCCTTCCGTATTGAGGCGGCGGTCATTGACTTACTGGGACTGGATAACCTGTCAAATCTCGTCAGGGGTTGGCAAAGCGTAAAATCTGGGCGCAAAACCCTCTCAGAGTTGATTGCTTACTACGCTGCGCCCCCTGCAATCATTTCAGATTCAGTCATGCTGATTCGCATCAATCAGAATTACCGCCACGGCATGAGTGCTGAGGAACTTTATGAGGTGACTAGGGGGATTTGGAAAATTGCAGAATGGCGACGTGCATCTGTCAAATACGCCCTTGCCGTTTTTGAAAGTGTAGTTCGCGAGGTTTACGAAATAGAAAGCTGGCATAAAGCGCAATCAACACCGTATACCACGCGCTCCTTCCCTCCGGATAGCGGGATCGGGCGCTGGGAATTTGTTGGTCACGTCGCTCCGGCAGAAATCCGTGACCGATATTTGAATCACTCAGTTAGCGCGTATTTTACAAAAGGTGCTCAAAATCCAATTGCTTTTCCTGTTACGAAAAAGCCCGTGATTGAGCATGAGTGA